A window of Limosilactobacillus sp. WILCCON 0051 genomic DNA:
TCAGAAAATGATGCTGAGCAACGGCGGCAACCTGCGGCAGATGCGTAATGCACAAAACCTGTGAATGCTGGGCAATCAGCTTGATCTTATCGGCAATGGCCTGGGCAACGCGACCGCTGACCCCCGTATCGACCTCATCAAAAATAATTGAGGTAACGCCCTCATGCTGCGCAAAAATTGTCTTTAAGGCCAGCATGACCCGCGAAAGCTCCCCGCCAGAGGCAATCTTTACCAATGGCCCCATGCTTTCGCCAGGGTTGGTTTGAATATAGAACTCAACATTGTCAATCCCATCCGGATAAAAGGTCATTGACTCATTTTGATGAAACTTAACCTCAAAGACGGCTTTGTCCATGTAGAGTTCTTTTAGCTGCTGATGAACCTGACCATTAAGCTGATGGGCGGCTTTTTGACGAACCTGGCTCAACTCACCGCCCAGTTTCTGCAGCTCGCCAGTCACTGCGGCCAGCTGCTGCTTGAGCTCATCATCTGAATCGGCGGTCTGTTCCATCGTTGACAGTTCCTTATGAATCTTTTCATAGTATGCCAAGACGTCTTCAACCGTATCGCCATACTTGCGTTCCAAGTCACCAATGATGGTCAGCCGCTCATTGATCTGTTCCAGACGGCCGTCATCAAATTCGAGCATGTCTAACTGACGACTGGCGGCATTGGCAGCATCCTGAAGCGAATAGTAGGCATCCCCCAGTGACTTGCTCAACTCATCATAGGCCGAATCAAACGGTGCGATTTCTTGAGCCTCATTCATTGCCTGGGCAACCTGATCAAGAACCGGCGCCTCACCTTCATTTAAGACCCCGACGACCAGCTGCAGGGCATTGTTGATCTGTTGAAAATGCTCTAAACGATCACGCTCGCTGGTCAGCTCATCTTCTTCATTGGCATGCAGATCGGCAGCACTGATCTCTTTAACCTGGTAGCGCAGCATGTCCAGACGCTGGGCCCACTGCTGCGAGTCAGCCTGCTTGCGGCTCAGCGTTGTCTTTAATTTGGCATAGCGCTGATAGGCCTCTTGATATTTGGACAACAGCGGCTTAACCTGGTCGGCGGCAAACTGATCGAGCATGTGCAGATGGTTTTCTGGCTGCATCAACTGCTGATGATCGTTTTGCCCTTGAATATCAACCAGATGAGCACCGATTCTGCGCAGCGTGGCAGTATTGATCAGCGCGCCATTGACCCGAATCACGTTGCGGCCATTGCGGTGAATCTCGCGTGAAATGATCAGCGTGCCATCATCACGTTCAATCCCCAGATCATCCAGTAATGCAAAAAAGCGCTGATCATCCGGCAATGTGAACTGGCCCTGCAGATGGAGCTTTTCTTCGCCATGCCGAATAAACTCCTGTGAGCCGCGATTGCCAGCCAATAAACCCACGGCATCGATAATAATGGACTTGCCGGCCCCGGTCTCACCAGTCAAAACCGTCATCTGATCGCTAAAATCCAGCGTTAAATGCTCGATAATCGCTAAATTATCAATTGTCAGTTCCTGTAGCATAGCCGATCACCCAGTCTAGCGCAGTGCCTGCAGCGTACGTTCAAATTCAACGGCGGCCCCGGCAGAGTGACAGACGATCAAAACCGTGGCATCATCGCCAATCGCGGTAAACACCGTGGGATATTTCATCTGATTGATCAGCATGGCGGCTACCGGACCGTTGCCTGGCCGCATTGACAAGGATACAAAACGATCGCTGCGCTTCATTTCCTGCAGCTCATTACCCATCACGTTTGCCAGCCGTTCTTCTTTATTGTCCTGACGCCGGGCTGGCAGGCTGTAGTGATAGCCGCCGCCTACGCTTGGCACCTTGAGCAGCTGCATATCTTTGATGTCGCGTGAAATCGTAGCCTGCGTGACGCGTATGCCGGATTTGGCCAGCAGCTTGACCAGATCTTCTTGACGTTCGACGTATTGATTGGAAATAATTTCTTGAATGTGTCGCTGACGTTCTGATTTTTTCATTGACAAAACCTCCAAAACTAATCCTGCTTGTTCAGTTCCGCATAAGCCGCGCTGATCGTTTGGTCGATGTCAACTTCTGGTGCGATGCGGCCTTCTCGATCAACCAGCTGCAGGTGCGCCAAAAATTCAATATTCCCTTGACCGCCTTTGATTGGCGAGAAATCCAAGCCCAAAACATCGAAATGATCAGCCGTCGCAAAGCCCAAAACATGCTGCAGCACTTCTTCATGCACCTTCCGATCACGAACGATGCCATGCTTGCCAACGTGCTCCTTGCCGGCTTCAAACTGCGGCTTGATCAGGGCCACGACTGAGCCGCCCATCTTCAGAATCTGAGCCAGTGGCGGCAGAATCAAGCTCAAGGAAATAAACGATACGTCAATCGAGGCAAACTCCGGCTGACCATGCGTAAAATCAGCCAGCTTGCTGTAGCGGAAGTTGGTCTGCTCCATTACCACGACGCGCGGAT
This region includes:
- a CDS encoding arginine repressor, giving the protein MKKSERQRHIQEIISNQYVERQEDLVKLLAKSGIRVTQATISRDIKDMQLLKVPSVGGGYHYSLPARRQDNKEERLANVMGNELQEMKRSDRFVSLSMRPGNGPVAAMLINQMKYPTVFTAIGDDATVLIVCHSAGAAVEFERTLQALR
- the recN gene encoding DNA repair protein RecN — encoded protein: MLQELTIDNLAIIEHLTLDFSDQMTVLTGETGAGKSIIIDAVGLLAGNRGSQEFIRHGEEKLHLQGQFTLPDDQRFFALLDDLGIERDDGTLIISREIHRNGRNVIRVNGALINTATLRRIGAHLVDIQGQNDHQQLMQPENHLHMLDQFAADQVKPLLSKYQEAYQRYAKLKTTLSRKQADSQQWAQRLDMLRYQVKEISAADLHANEEDELTSERDRLEHFQQINNALQLVVGVLNEGEAPVLDQVAQAMNEAQEIAPFDSAYDELSKSLGDAYYSLQDAANAASRQLDMLEFDDGRLEQINERLTIIGDLERKYGDTVEDVLAYYEKIHKELSTMEQTADSDDELKQQLAAVTGELQKLGGELSQVRQKAAHQLNGQVHQQLKELYMDKAVFEVKFHQNESMTFYPDGIDNVEFYIQTNPGESMGPLVKIASGGELSRVMLALKTIFAQHEGVTSIIFDEVDTGVSGRVAQAIADKIKLIAQHSQVLCITHLPQVAAVAQHHFLIQKTVQNNRTTTHVTILHPEERINELARMISGEEITKLSREHAKELLQMAHS
- a CDS encoding TlyA family RNA methyltransferase produces the protein MEKERVDILLVKQGLFDSREQAKRAVMAGEILGKNNERLDKPGQKIPVTTTLHMKGKKMPYVSRGGLKLAKALKVFDISVKDKVVLDIGSSTGGFTDVMLQNGAKLSYALDVGTNQLVWQLRDDPRVVVMEQTNFRYSKLADFTHGQPEFASIDVSFISLSLILPPLAQILKMGGSVVALIKPQFEAGKEHVGKHGIVRDRKVHEEVLQHVLGFATADHFDVLGLDFSPIKGGQGNIEFLAHLQLVDREGRIAPEVDIDQTISAAYAELNKQD